The genomic segment ACAATCGCGGCACCGCCCTGACCAAGGACCGCGTCACCGTGATCAAGGCGGATCTGGCGAGCCTGGGGAGCGTACGGGAAGCCTCGAGGGACATCGGGCGACGGCTCGCGTCGGGAGAGTTGCCGCCACTGAGCGGCCTGGCCGGGAACGCCGGGGTGTCGCTGGCCGATGCGCTGCACACCACGGCGGACGGTTACGAGAGCACGTTCGCCGTCAACGTGATCGCCAACCACCTGCTGATCTCCGAGCTGGCGCCGCTGCTGCGGGCCCCGGCCCGGATCGTGGTCACGGTGAGTGACAGCCACTTCGGCGACTTCCGGCACACGCTGGGCGCGCTGCCCGGGCCGCGCTGGGCCGATCCCGCGGTGCTGGCCCGGCCGGGCGCGTTCCCCCGCCCGGAGACGCCGGTCGCGGGACGGACGGCCTACACGACGAGCAAGCTCGCGGCGATCCATCTGGTGCACGAGTGGGCCCGTCGCCTGCCCGCGGGCATCGACATCGTCGCCTACAACCCGGGCGTGGTGCCGGGCACCGGGCTGGCCCGTGAGGCCGGCCCGTTCGCCCGCGCGCTGATGGGGGTGCTGAGCCGTCCGTTGCTGCTCACGCCGCTGGCCGACTCGGTGGCCGCCGCGGGGCGCAAGCTGGCCGACGCCATCGACGGGAGCACTGCCGCGTCGTCCGGGGATTATGTGGACCGCACCCGCGCCGCCCGCTCGTCGGCGGAGTCGTACGAGCGGAACCGCGAGCACGCCCTGTGGACGTTTCTCGACGGTGTCGCGGCGCGGGTGGGTCGGTGATGCGGGACGTGCAGCCGGCTCGGGATCAGCCGCCGATGCCGAGTTCGACACGGCCGCCGACGGCGCTGCCCGCGGCGGTGCCCGGGTAGAGCCAGAGCTTGCCGCTGCCGTTCTCGGTGGCCACGATGTCGTCGTAGTCGTCGGCGTTGTAGCGGCCCGCGGTCAGCTCGTTCATGCCGTTCCAGCCGCTGTTGCCGATCTGGACGCGGGCGCCGAGCGTGCCGTTGGCCGCGCCCGGGTAGAACCACAGTTTGCCGGTGGACTGCTCGACCGAGACGATGTCGTCGAAGTCGTCCCGGTTGAAGCGGCCGACGGTGTGCTTGGTGTTGCCGCTCCAGCCGCCGGAGTGCAGCACGACCCGCGGGCCGGGCACGCCGGTGGCGGTGCCGGGGTAGAGGTACAGCTTGCCGTCGCGGGAGTCGACGGTGGTCAGGTCCTCGTACGCGTCGGCGTTGAACTTGCCGTAGGCGAGCTTCTCCATGAAGTTCCACCCGCTGGTGCCGATCTGCACCCGCTCGCCCAGCGTGCCCGCGGCCGTGCCGGGGTAGAGCCAGAGCTTGCCGGTGGACTTCTCGACCGCGGCCACGTCGTCGAACTCGTCGCCGTTGATACGGCCGGTGGCCAGCTTGTCCATGCCGTTCCAGCCACCGGAGCCGATCATCACGCGGGCGCCGAACGCGTCACGGGTGCGGGTGCCGGGGTAGAGCCAGAGCCGGCCGGTGGAGACCTCGGCCGCGATCAGGTCCTGGTAGGCGTCGCCGTTGAACGACACCGACTCGATGTTGACCAGGCCACGGGCGCGCACGTTCCAGCCCGTCGACGGCACCGTGGTGGAGCAGGCCAGCTGCACGGCCTTGCCGCCGTTGGCCGTCGAAGCGCCCTCGATCGCGAGGCACAGCGCGCTGTTGTTGTTCTTGAGCCGGGTCAGGCCGGTGCTGTCCTGCTGCGGCGTCCACAGCTGCTCGGCGCCGTTGTTGCAGGTCCACTGGATGACGCGAGCGCCGGAGGTCTTCGACCCGCCCGCGACGGCCAGGCACTGGTTGCTGTTGACGTTCTTCAGCTCGTAGGCGCCGCCGGTCTTGGGGAAGAACGTCCAGGCTTGGTCCTTGGCCGCGCTGCACGGCCACTGGATGAGCTGGGTGTTCGTCTCGAGCGAACCGGAGGGGACACCGAGGCAGAGCCCGGTGTGGCCGGCCTGCAGGCGCTGCGGCAGGTCGGGCCGCACCGCGTACTGGCCGACGCGCAGGAAGTCGGCGACCGCCTGGGCGTTGCCGGCCAGCGCGTTCCGGCCGGCCAGGGCCAGGTTGCGGTGGGCGGCCTTGTCGGCGCGGGTCACGACGTCGGTGGCGGCCACCCGGTCGGCGGCCTCGGCCGCGGCCAGGGCCTTCTCGATGTCGCGGTCCTTGGCCTGGTGGATGCCGGTGTCGATGAACGCCTTCCAGACCGCGGGGTCGTTGCTGCGGGCGGTCGCGACGGCGGCCGCCTCGACCTCGCTGCCGGTCGCGGCGAAGTTCCACACCTCGGTCACGAAGTCGCGGTCGGGCAGGCTCAGCAGCTGCTCGGTGACGGGCAGGCCGATCCGGTTCGCGGCCAGTTGCTTGGCCGCGCGCGCCAGTGCGGCTGCCTTTTCCGCTTCCGTACGGGTCTCGTCCTCGGCGATCCGCCGGTCCACCGCCTGCTTGGCCGCGGCGGCCAGGCCCGAGGCGATGAACTGGGTCTGCTGCTCGGCCGAGCCCGTGCGGGCCGCGGCCGCGGCCTCCTTGACCTCGCGCCAGTCGGCGTCGTCGGCCACGCGCTCCCAGATCAGCCGGATGAAGTCGGCGTCGCTGACGTTGAGCAGGTCGGCCCCGGCCACGATGTCGATGCTGGCCGCGGCGGCCGCGCGGGCGGAGTCGGACAGGCGCTTGGCCTCGGCCTCGCGGCGCTCGCGCTCGATGTCGCGGTCGAACGCGGCGAACACGCCGGTGGTGATGAACTCGTAGCAGGCCAGGTCGGTGGCGTCCGGGTTGGTCTCGTCGGAGACGGTGCCGAAGGCCTGCTCGGCGGCGGCCCGGACCTCGAGGTAGTCGCCGTTGTCCTTGACGTGCTTCCAGATCTCGATCACGAAGTCGCGGTCGGCCCGCTCGATCAGCGCGAAGTCGTCACCGCGACCGAACTTGACGGCCACCGCGAGTTTCTGGTCGTACGAGGCCTGGCCGGCCGCCGCGAGGGCCTGGACGGGCGCGGGAGCGGCGTAGGCCACCGCGGACGGAACGGCGGTCAGCGTGGCCGCCGCCAAACAGGCAGCCAGGACCGGCCGCGCCCAGCGGGCGCGGAGCATCGATGTCATGAAATTGTCCCCGTTGATGAGTCGCCCTGGCCTGGTCACGGCAGGGCCACACCAGCCAGGGATTGATATCGATGGGTACGGTAGCGGCCCGCGATCGGGCGGCACAAGGCGGGGTCAAGGACTGTCGTCGATGAACGCCGTCCACGGCTGCTGCGCGGGCCGGTGCCGGGCGGGGCGGGCCGGGGCGGCGGCGGTGCGGACGGCCAGCCACGCGGCCAGGGCGGTGGTGATCGGCACGGCGGCGATCAGGCCCAGCGTGCCGACGCCGCTGCGGACCAGCTCCTCGGCGATCGGCTGACCGGTGAGCAGGCGGGTCACGGGGGTGCCGCCGACCGCGAACAGCAGCATCAGCGGCAGCGAGGCCCCGGCGTAGGCGAGCACGATGGTGTTGACCACGGAGGCGATGTGCGCCCGCCCGACCCGGGTCGCGCCCGCGTAGAGCTCACGGAAGCCGTAGCCGGGATTGGCCACGGACAGCTCCCGTACGGTCTCGGCCTGGGTGACGGTGACGTCGTCGAGCACCCCCAGCGCGCCGATCACGATGCCGGCCAGCAGCAGGCCCCGCATGTCGACGCCGCTCCGGCTGACGCTCAGGAAGGTCGTGGTGTCGTCGGCCACGCCGGTCAGGTGCACGAGGCTGGTGAACAGTGCGGACAGCAGAGCCGTGACGGTCAGGGCGATCAGCGTGCCGGCCACCGCGACGGTCGTGGTGAGCGTGAGGCCGTGGGTGAGATACAGCACGATCAGCATGATCGCGGCCGCGCCGACCACGGCCACCAGCAGCGGCTGCCTGCCGTCGAGGATGGCCGGCACCACGAAGATCAGCAGCACGGCGAACGTGACGGCCAGCCCGGCCAGCGCGCGCAGCCCCCGCCAGCGGCCGAAGGCGATCACGGCCAGCGCCACCGCCGCGCCGAGCAGCCACAACTGTTTGCCGCGCTGGTGGTCGGCGATCGAGTAGTCGTTGCCGGTGAAGCTCTCCTCCAGGTAGAGCAGGACGACGTCGTCACCCGGCTCGACCGTGACGGCGCCGGGCCCGCTCGGGATGTCCGTCTCGATGGTCTTCCCGTCGTCCAGCCGGACCTGCACCGTGCCGCACTCGGTGGGGGCCGGCGTGCCCTCGGGCAGCTCGGCCTCGGGGCAGGCGGCGGGCTGGACGGCCACGACCCGCCCGTCGACCTCGGTCGCCCCGCCGGAGTCGGCGGCCCGGTCGGCGCCGGTGGGCCACAGCAGCGCCATGCCGATCGCGGTCAGCACCACCGCGGGCACCAGCACCAGCAGCAGGAGCCGGCGGGCGCGGGGCGTCATCGAGCGCAGGGCGTCGCGGCCCTCGCCGTGGGTGTGCGGCATCCGCAGATCTTAGGCGGCGTCAGGTCGCGAGCCTGGTCACGACCTCCTCGACGGTGACGACGTCCGCATATTTGGCGCCCAGGTCGAACAGGTTGGCCTCGTGCACCTCGGGCGTACGGTCGCCGCAGGCGTCGGCCGCCACGACCGGGCGGAAGCCGTGCTGCAGGGCATCGGTGGCGCTGGCTCGCACGCAGCCCGACGTGGAGACCCCGGCGATGATCGTGGTGTCGACGCCGCGGGCGGTCAGCGTGGCCGCCAGCGACGTGCCGAAGAACGCCGACGCGTACTGCTTGGTCACCACCACCTCGCCCGGCGCCGGGGCCAGCTCGGGCACGAACTCGGCCGCGTCCGAACCCTCCACCAGGGCGGCCAGGGCCGGAACTTTGCGCACGAACAAGCCACCGTCGCTCAGGCCGGGCGAGAACCGGACCCGAGTGTGCAACACCGGGATGCCCGCCGCGCGTGCGGCTCCGAGCAGGGTCGCGCAGCCGTCGAGCGAACGCCGGGAGCCCAGGTCGAACGGGCTGCCCGGGGTGAAGTACGCGCGCATCATGTCGATCAGCAGCAGCGCCGGGCGGCGCCCCCAGCCGAGGGCGCCGCCGAACGGGGTCGGGGACGAGGTCATGTCCAGACCGGCTTGCGGGGAGCGGGCAGCCCGGTCTCCTCCTCGCAGCGGGCCAGGATGTCCTCCATCGAGCCGCCCATGTCGAACACGGGCAGCTCGTCCGGCCTGGATTCCCGGAGTGAGCGGCGCAGCTCCTCCGTGGCCGGCTCGTCGACCGCGCCGCTTTCGGTCACGACCACCCCGTACGCCTTCGCGCCCGCGGCCGTGACGAGCCCGCGCCGGACCTCCTTGGCCACCAGTGCCGGGTCACGTTCGAGGGGGTCGCCCCACCCGCCGCCGCCCCACGTGACGAAATGCAGAACATCCCCCGGCCGTACGGGGATGTCGTGGCACTTGCTGGGCAGCACCTCGCGCGAGCCGTCGGCCCGGTCGATCCACTTGGTGCCGCGGGCTCCGGGCGCGCCGCCGTTGACCCCCCACGGGTACATCAGCCAGCGGTCGTCGTGGATGGCGATCGTGCCCGGCTCCCCGAACCGGTAGGCCACGTCGACGCCGTTGCCGCCGCGGTGCAGCCCGGCCCCGCCGGTGTCGGCCACCGTCTCCCACTTCTCGATGCGCAGCGGGTAGTACGACTCCAGGAACTCGCACGGAATGTTGACGAAGCTCGGCCACAGCGAGTGACCGTCGGGGCCGTCCCCGAGCGGCCGCCCGGGAATGCCGCCGAACCCGATCGAGTACAGCTGGAACCACTCGCCCTTGCGGTCGCCGCTGGAGTAGTTGCCGGAATACATGAAGTGCGGCGACGACGAGAAGCCGGCCGCGTTGAGCAGGGCCGGGTTGGTCTGCCCGAGCAGCCCGCCGAAGAGGTCGAAGACCCGGCCGATGCCGTGGTTGCGGGCGTTGAGCGCGGCCGGATGCTTCGGTTTCCAGTACGAGCCGTCGGGGATGGTCACGTCGACCAGCGGATAGAAACCGTCGTTCCACAGGATCTGCGGGTCGGCCACGGTGATCATGTAGATGCCGAAGAACATCCGGGCCAGGTTCTCGTTCAGGTAGTAGTTGACCGGCCCGATGGCCTGCGGCGACGAGCCGCTGAAGTCCAGGTGCACCCGCTCCCCCGTACGGGTCAGGGAAAGCTTGAGCTCGTACGGGCCGTAACCGACGCCGTCGTCGCAGATGTAGTCGGTGAACGAAAGCGTTCTACCCTCCGCGAACACGACCTGCAGCAGCGTCTTCATCGCGTCGTAGTTGCGTTGCAGCAGGGCGTCCAGCGCGGACAGGTACGTCTCCACGCCGAAACGCGCGCACATCTCCTGCACCCGGCGCGCGGCCGTGCGGCACGCCGCGACCAGCCCGTTGAGGTCGGCCCGGTTCCAGTCGGGCACGCGCACCTGGTTGAGGATGATGCGCAGCGCGTCCTCGTTGAGCCGGCCACCGTCGTACAGCTTGAAGGGCGGGATGACCACACCCTCCTCGTAGATCGTCTTGGCGTCGGTGGGCATGGAGGACGGGGTCTTGCCGCCGACGTCGGACATGTGGCCGAACATCGACGACCAGCCGACCACCCGGCCCTCGAAGAAGATCGGCAGCACGACGAGCCAGTCGTTGGCGTGGCTGATCGCGGCGCCGCACGCATACGGGTCGGAGGTGAGCAGGATGTCGCCCTCGCGGATGTCGCCCGCGAAACCGGCCAGGAAGTCCGGGATGGAGAGCCCGAACTGGCCCACCACCATCTTGCCGGCCGGGTCGGCGATCAGCGGGAACTCGTCGTGCTGCTCGCGGATGCCGGGCGAGAGGGCCGTCCGGAACAGCACCTCGTCCATCTCGTAGCGGGCGTTGCGCAGGCCGTTCTCGACCAGGTCGAGCGTGACCGGGTCGACGTCGGTCCTGGTGATCGGCGCGGTGGTGGTCTCCACGATGGTCGCCATGGGTCAGGCCTCCTTCGCCGGCGTGATCAGCAGGCTGCCGCTGGGATGGGTGGTGGCTTGGTGGCCGGGCAGGACGAGGGTGGTGGAGTCCATCTCCGTGATGATCGCCGGGCCTTCGACGATGTCGCCCGCTCGCAGCTTCAACCTGTCGTAGAGTGCGGCTTCGACGAACTCACCGCTCACGTAGATTCGGGTATGTCCCGATTTCTCCGGCGGGGCGATGCTTTCGTCCAGGCTGATCGGCGCCACGTTCGGACGCTCCCCGGTCACCGCCGCCCGGGCGTTGACCAGCTCATGGCCGACCGGCAGCGTGAAGGAGAACAACCGCTCGTGCTCGGCGTCGAAGCGGGCCGCCAGCCCTTTGGGCCCGTCGGCGAGGTCGAAGCTGACCGGCAACTCGTTGCCCTGCCCGACGAACCGGACGTCGGCCGAGTAGGTGATCGTCTGCCGGTCCGCCGGCACTCCTTGATCGACGAGGCGGGCCGCGGTGGATTCGGCCAGCTCGGTGAAGATCTCGGTGAACTCCTGCGCGGACACGTCGCCGAGCTTGCGCAGAACTGTGCGCGCGGATTCGTCACGAGCGGACGTGGTCGCGTCCCCGAGCGCGCA from the Paractinoplanes abujensis genome contains:
- a CDS encoding RICIN domain-containing protein, with translation MTSMLRARWARPVLAACLAAATLTAVPSAVAYAAPAPVQALAAAGQASYDQKLAVAVKFGRGDDFALIERADRDFVIEIWKHVKDNGDYLEVRAAAEQAFGTVSDETNPDATDLACYEFITTGVFAAFDRDIERERREAEAKRLSDSARAAAAASIDIVAGADLLNVSDADFIRLIWERVADDADWREVKEAAAAARTGSAEQQTQFIASGLAAAAKQAVDRRIAEDETRTEAEKAAALARAAKQLAANRIGLPVTEQLLSLPDRDFVTEVWNFAATGSEVEAAAVATARSNDPAVWKAFIDTGIHQAKDRDIEKALAAAEAADRVAATDVVTRADKAAHRNLALAGRNALAGNAQAVADFLRVGQYAVRPDLPQRLQAGHTGLCLGVPSGSLETNTQLIQWPCSAAKDQAWTFFPKTGGAYELKNVNSNQCLAVAGGSKTSGARVIQWTCNNGAEQLWTPQQDSTGLTRLKNNNSALCLAIEGASTANGGKAVQLACSTTVPSTGWNVRARGLVNIESVSFNGDAYQDLIAAEVSTGRLWLYPGTRTRDAFGARVMIGSGGWNGMDKLATGRINGDEFDDVAAVEKSTGKLWLYPGTAAGTLGERVQIGTSGWNFMEKLAYGKFNADAYEDLTTVDSRDGKLYLYPGTATGVPGPRVVLHSGGWSGNTKHTVGRFNRDDFDDIVSVEQSTGKLWFYPGAANGTLGARVQIGNSGWNGMNELTAGRYNADDYDDIVATENGSGKLWLYPGTAAGSAVGGRVELGIGG
- a CDS encoding hydantoinase B/oxoprolinase family protein → MATIVETTTAPITRTDVDPVTLDLVENGLRNARYEMDEVLFRTALSPGIREQHDEFPLIADPAGKMVVGQFGLSIPDFLAGFAGDIREGDILLTSDPYACGAAISHANDWLVVLPIFFEGRVVGWSSMFGHMSDVGGKTPSSMPTDAKTIYEEGVVIPPFKLYDGGRLNEDALRIILNQVRVPDWNRADLNGLVAACRTAARRVQEMCARFGVETYLSALDALLQRNYDAMKTLLQVVFAEGRTLSFTDYICDDGVGYGPYELKLSLTRTGERVHLDFSGSSPQAIGPVNYYLNENLARMFFGIYMITVADPQILWNDGFYPLVDVTIPDGSYWKPKHPAALNARNHGIGRVFDLFGGLLGQTNPALLNAAGFSSSPHFMYSGNYSSGDRKGEWFQLYSIGFGGIPGRPLGDGPDGHSLWPSFVNIPCEFLESYYPLRIEKWETVADTGGAGLHRGGNGVDVAYRFGEPGTIAIHDDRWLMYPWGVNGGAPGARGTKWIDRADGSREVLPSKCHDIPVRPGDVLHFVTWGGGGWGDPLERDPALVAKEVRRGLVTAAGAKAYGVVVTESGAVDEPATEELRRSLRESRPDELPVFDMGGSMEDILARCEEETGLPAPRKPVWT
- a CDS encoding YibE/F family protein is translated as MPHTHGEGRDALRSMTPRARRLLLLVLVPAVVLTAIGMALLWPTGADRAADSGGATEVDGRVVAVQPAACPEAELPEGTPAPTECGTVQVRLDDGKTIETDIPSGPGAVTVEPGDDVVLLYLEESFTGNDYSIADHQRGKQLWLLGAAVALAVIAFGRWRGLRALAGLAVTFAVLLIFVVPAILDGRQPLLVAVVGAAAIMLIVLYLTHGLTLTTTVAVAGTLIALTVTALLSALFTSLVHLTGVADDTTTFLSVSRSGVDMRGLLLAGIVIGALGVLDDVTVTQAETVRELSVANPGYGFRELYAGATRVGRAHIASVVNTIVLAYAGASLPLMLLFAVGGTPVTRLLTGQPIAEELVRSGVGTLGLIAAVPITTALAAWLAVRTAAAPARPARHRPAQQPWTAFIDDSP
- a CDS encoding SDR family NAD(P)-dependent oxidoreductase; translation: MNEHTLVMTGGTSGLGRAAAAELLRRDPTMHLVLLARGTALTNNRGTALTKDRVTVIKADLASLGSVREASRDIGRRLASGELPPLSGLAGNAGVSLADALHTTADGYESTFAVNVIANHLLISELAPLLRAPARIVVTVSDSHFGDFRHTLGALPGPRWADPAVLARPGAFPRPETPVAGRTAYTTSKLAAIHLVHEWARRLPAGIDIVAYNPGVVPGTGLAREAGPFARALMGVLSRPLLLTPLADSVAAAGRKLADAIDGSTAASSGDYVDRTRAARSSAESYERNREHALWTFLDGVAARVGR
- a CDS encoding isochorismatase family protein, with product MTSSPTPFGGALGWGRRPALLLIDMMRAYFTPGSPFDLGSRRSLDGCATLLGAARAAGIPVLHTRVRFSPGLSDGGLFVRKVPALAALVEGSDAAEFVPELAPAPGEVVVTKQYASAFFGTSLAATLTARGVDTTIIAGVSTSGCVRASATDALQHGFRPVVAADACGDRTPEVHEANLFDLGAKYADVVTVEEVVTRLAT